A genomic segment from Spinacia oleracea cultivar Varoflay chromosome 3, BTI_SOV_V1, whole genome shotgun sequence encodes:
- the LOC110779009 gene encoding probable WRKY transcription factor 15 has translation MAGVDLMLSSSSTRTTTTTSSPSNFSLSLSSSSYRMEEAIANETAAGLQSVHNFLQLLSLQKQPQFPPAPNTEIDLNCQAVADDAVLRFKKVISLLGRARTGHARFRRGPIVVDQKPHQNGVVLCPKPLQQVPPPMMKLNGFDYATGTPTAKINYSYSSPVISVGNSVKSTLTGDMDSISNKHDISMSRAGTPSGAINTTTSTTTSFQMTNYSGMASSVGRPPLSHTSSFKIRKCYSANGKCGGPSGRCHCSKKRKTRLKRIVRVPAISAKMADIPPDDYSWRKYGQKPIKGSPHPRGYYKCSTVRGCPARKHVERALDDPNMLVVTYEGEHNHSLSVVEASTLILESS, from the exons ATGGCAGGAGTAGATCTCATGCTCAGCTCCTCCTCCAccagaaccaccaccaccacttcttctccctccaacttctctctttctctctcttcctcttcTTATCGAATGGAGGAAGCCATAGCAAATGAAACTGCTGCTGGCCTTCAAAGTGTTCATAATTTCCTCCAACTTCTCTCTCTTCAAAAACAACCCCAATTCCCTCCTGCGCCGAACacggagattgatttgaactgCCAAGCGGTGGCGGACGACGCCGTTTTGAGGTTTAAGAAGGTTATTTCGCTCTTGGGTCGGGCCAGGACGGGTCATGCTAGGTTCCGTCGGGGTCCCATAGTCGTTGATCAGAAGCCGCACCAGAACGGTGTCGTTTTATGCCCTAAGCCACTTCAGCAAGTGCCGCCGCCGATGATGAAGTTGAACGGGTTTGATTACGCTACGGGAACGCCGACGGCTAAGATTAATTATTCGTACTCGTCTCCCGTTATCTCCGTGGGTAACTCCGTTAAGTCAACGTTGACCGGTGACATGGATTCTATTTCTAACAAGCATGATATTTCGATGAGTCGTGCAGGGACTCCTAGTGGTGCTATTAATACTACTACCAGCACAACGACGTCGTTTCAGATGACGAATTACTCCGGGATGGCTTCGTCGGTGGGAAGACCGCCCCTCTCTCATACGTCGTCGTTTAAAATTAGGAAGTGTTATTCCGCAAATGGCAAGTGTGGTGGGCCCTCTGGTCGTTGTCACTGTTCTAAGAAGAG gaaaacaaggctAAAGAGGATAGTGAGAGTGCCGGCTATAAGCGCGAAGATGGCCGACATACCACCCGATGATTACTCATGGAGAAAGTACGGTCAAAAGCCAATCAAGGGTTCTCCACATCCAAG AGGATACTACAAGTGTAGTACAGTGAGAGGGTGCCCGGCAAGGAAACATGTAGAGAGGGCTTTAGATGATCCAAATATGCTGGTGGTCACCTACGAAGGGGAGCACAACCATTCCCTCTCCGTCGTCGAAGCCTCCACCCTCATCCTCGAGTCTTCTTAA
- the LOC110779008 gene encoding uncharacterized protein, translating into MIICSWNVRGLNAPSKVVEVRRFLQKNEIDVVALVETRVVNKTDQFIHGVICTKTGLTTFEFTAVYGLHTIDHRKPLWVDLVNIASTVSKPWLLMGDFNSVLYSGDRINGSQVQDSETRDFEGCIDAAGLAELKSCGHFFSWSNKGQGDRGISSRIDRALGCAAWHTVFDGAIVDYLNPGISDHSPLVLTCNAEDHSKGRPFRFFNYMAGHPSFTQVVQDGWKVNIHGTAMYQVWQKLKCVKQGLKTLHKKEFARLEERIDNIRTDLDGIQHLLAATPTDSELQVNEKKQLELLKKFLGIQESAYRQKSRIQWLKTGDSNSKFFFSAMKERYTRNSIDLLYDTAGRKLVTTEEIQKEICDFYKELVGSAADNLVGIDLDVVRKGNQLTANAAQGLVVPVTNEEIDVALAGINIHKAPGLDGFNSFFFKKAWGIVKDDVYAAVKEFLKLAKC; encoded by the exons ATGATAATATGCTCATGGAATGTGAGGGGGCTTAATGCTCCTTCAAAGGTGGTGGAGGTGAGGAGATTTTTGCAGAAGAATGAAATAGATGTTGTAGCTTTGGTGGAGACTAGG GTGGTGAATAAAACAGATCAGTTTATTCATGGAGTCATTTGCACTAAGACTGGCTTAACTACTTTTGAATTTACTGCTGTCTATGGACTTCACACTATAGATCATAGAAAACCATTGTGGGTTGATTTGGTTAACATTGCAAGCACTGTGAGTAAGCCTTGGCTGCTTATGGGGGATTTCAATTCTGTTTTATATTCTGGGGACAGGATTAATGGTAGTCAAGTTCAAGATAGTGAAACAAGGGATTTTGAGGGGTGTATTGATGCTGCTGGTTTGGCTGAACTGAAGAGTTGTGGACACTTCTTCTCCTGGAGTAATAAAGGGCAAGGGGATAGGGGAATCAGTTCTAGAATTGATAGAGCTTTAGGGTGTGCTGCTTGGCATACAGTGTTTGATGGTGCTATTGTGGATTATCTTAACCCAGGAATTTCTGACCATTCTCCTCTTGTTCTCACTTGTAATGCAGAGGATCATTCTAAAGGGAGGCCTTTTAGGTTCTTCAACTATATGGCTGGCCACCCTAGCTTTACTCAAGTGGTCCAAGATGGCTGGAAGGTTAATATTCATGGCACTGCAATGTACCAGGTGTGGCAAAAGTTGAAATGTGTTAAGCAGGGTTTGAAAACTTTACACAAGAAGGAGTTTGCAAGGCTTGAGGAAAGAATTGACAATATTAGAACTGATCTTGATGGCATCCAACATCTGCTGGCTGCTACTCCCACTGACTCTGAGTTACAGGTGAATGAAAAGAAACAGTTAGAGTTGCTGAAAAAGTTTCTAGGAATTCAGGAAAGTGCATATAGGcaaaaatcaagaattcaatggCTGAAAACAGGTGACTCAAATTCTAAATTCTTCTTCAGTGCTATGAAAGAGAGATACACAAGGAATAGCATTGACTTGTTGTATGACACTGCTGGAAGGAAACTGGTCACCACAGAGGAAATCCAGAAGGAGATTTGTGATTTTTATAAGGAGCTTGTTGGGTCTGCTGCAGATAATCTTGTGGGTATTGATCTGGATGTTGTTAGGAAGGGGAATCAACTGACTGCTAATGCTGCTCAAGGTCTAGTAGTTCCTGTTACAAATGAGGAGATTGATGTTGCCTTGGCTGGTATCAATATCCACAAAGCCCCTGGCCTAGATGGTTTCAATAGCTTTTTCTTTAAAAAGGCATGGGGAATAGTTAAAGATGATGTTTATGCAGCTGTGAAGGAATTCTTGAAACTGGCCAAATGCTGA